The following proteins are encoded in a genomic region of Vigna radiata var. radiata cultivar VC1973A unplaced genomic scaffold, Vradiata_ver6 scaffold_7, whole genome shotgun sequence:
- the LOC106753875 gene encoding uncharacterized protein LOC106753875, whose amino-acid sequence MENKALSRLLVILLILSCVVFAAAVPATRSTMIEKKNPLVQDHLAKVDPVMGLSYSEDDMKEEIAESRMLRDIVDYPGTRPNPAHDPKSPGKP is encoded by the exons ATGGAGAACAAAGCCCTCTCTAGGCTTCTTGTTATTCTTCTGATTCTTTCATGTGTTGTATTTGCTGCTGCAGTTCCTGCAACAA GAAGCACTATGATTGAGAAAAAGAATCCTTTAGTGCAAGATCATCTGGCTAAg GTGGATCCAGTTATGGGGTTAAGTTATAGCGAGGATGACATGAAGGAAGAGATTGCTGAGAGCAGAATGCTGAGGGATATAGTGGACTACCCTGGAACAAGACCAAATCCAGCTCATGATCCAAAATCTCCTGGAAAACCTTAA
- the LOC106753724 gene encoding uncharacterized protein LOC106753724, translating into MQRNLMKLLLLLVIFFYFSCLFSASAFPVTSKIFFGFLTQYSSLFFEHVLGNGDEVVVDMKEEVTERRVYLETEDYEGTGANRDHDPKSPGGV; encoded by the exons ATGCAGAGAAACCTCATGAAGCTGCTACTGCTGCTCGTTATCTTTTTCTACTTCTCATGTCTTTTTTCTGCCTCTGCTTTTCCTGTAACAAGTAAGATTTTCTTTGGATTTTTAACTCAatattcttcacttttcttt GAGCATGTCCTTGGAAATGGTGATGAAGTGGTGGTTGATATGAAAGAAGAAGTTACAGAGAGAAGGGTTTATTTGGAAACTGAAGATTATGAAGGGACTGGAGCAAACAGAGATCATGATCCAAAATCTCCAGGAGGGGTTTAA